tctctctcttgctcgctctctctcactctacCCACAACTGGCTGTTTCTTAAACGCACAAAGTTCATGCTTTTAAGTAAAGCAGTGATGGTTATTCAAGTTCTTGTAAAATTAGTAATGAGGTACGTTACTTACAGGGTTGTTTACTCCATGTAAGGGTTTAAGCTATATAAGGGATAAAATTACTGATTTTAGAAAAGGCAAAGATTTAATTCATTATTCAGAGGAAACGAGATGGTCATTTGAAGACAAATACTTGTTAATGAGTAGTCAGACACTGAGAAAGGCCTACCCTAGCTACATAGTCTGTAGTCTAGAAGCCCTGTGGCAATCTGGAATGGCATTTTAGTAGGGCGACTGTGGAAACATTTGATTCCTTTGTATCCTTCAGAACTTTGTTCTTCTATTTTAAAGTTTCAGAAGACTAAATCAATGTTTTTCTGGTGAATATTTAAGTGAGGGGGATAAGATGGtgttaactgaaataattttgtaaGCTAGACAAGAATCGTAGACGTTCATAGAGAGAACTGAGCAGCCAAAAGAGCTCTGCACAGGAGGATGCAGGTGCCAGAGTTTAAGTGACTGGGATTTCACAAATAACAGCTGCTCATGAAGGTACTTAACAGTGAAACACGGAAAGCTCCTCAGTATCCAGCAGTTTTGACTGCTCTCCTGAGTACTGATACCGCAGTGCTGCcactttaatgaaaacatttctgaaaattttacctAGCCTGAAAATCTCAATTACGGTGCCATATACTTTGGGAAACCCAGCCCTGGCCACGAGCAGGGCACAGCAGGCTGGTTAAAGACCTACCGCGGCTGCAGGATTACTGTAGCCTGGGGTAAGGGACTGGTCTGGAATATCTGTCAAGCAAAATTTGCAGAAAATGATAATATTGATAGGTCAGCTAATGCAGCACAGACAGCCCTGGAGGCTGATCCAAGCCCTCACTCAGCTCCAGAACAAGAGCATCAAGCTTAAGGACCCCTTATCTAGCCTTTCTCTTGTGTTTCTGTGCTAACGGTCTGACTGTGTTTCAGCCATCATTGCTGTAATAGGCCTTTCTGCCCCTTTTCCGTATCAAAACAAACGTGCGGAAGCCAAAAGTGTTAGTCTCACCAACTCAAAAGCTTGAATAAGCATTGCAACCGGTACATCGTATACCGTTTCATCGCTAGGAAAGGCGAGCGAGGGAGACTTGAACAAAGCCGAGTAAACTAATTGGATGTTGCGCTGTGGACAGTCGGAGACGGGCCCCTCTGCGCTGCCCGGAGGAGCTGGTGCTCACCCACATCCGCCTGCCTCCGGGGCTGGGCGGTAGGGCTGGTTTGCAGCCCTGGCCACGCAGGTGTGTGCACCTGTACCGACCACCCACCTGTCCTCCTCTCGGGAGGAAAACCCCTCTGTAACACACAGGGTAAGTGGTTTTGCCGGTGTATACGTTAGGTGACGGGGAGAGCGCCTATGTTAGCCTCGTTGGACGTCTGGGGACGTGTAACCCCACGGGCCCAGCGGCGTGTCGCCGATGCCAGGCGGTTGGCATGCCTAATAAACGCCCTCGGGCCAAAGTTTCAAGCGTTGCAGCAGCCGGCCCAAGAAACACCTGCCTTCGTTTCCCTAACTTGCTTCTCCGGGGAGGCTTCAGCCTGCCGCCTCCTCGCCTCCctcccccggccgggcggcgggggcccgcagggcggtgcggtgcggtgcgggcgCGCAGGCTCCGCGGcggcctttcggggctgctgcgGGCGCCGCCGTCGCCCCGGGCGCTGCGCAGCCATGTGAGGGCGAGAGGGGCGGCGGCAgaagcccttccccttccctccctctccctcaccccccggggctgcgggctgGGTGTTTGCTCGGCAGGtgcccggaggaggaggaggaggaggaaggaggggcagCAACAAGCTgctgccgcccgcagccccgcgatGGCAGCCGGGCTGGCAGCGCGCCTCGCCGCCCCGAGCCGGCGCAGGTAGGGAGggaaagctgggggggggggggctaaacCCCaaccttcaccccccccccccaggggaaaGGGGCGAGGGCggtgctgcccggcccggcccggaaaGTTTGGGCAGGCAGCGCCGAGGGTGCCctggcgcggagcggagcgcggcgctgcgctgcgcggagggagggcgagcggggcggggggggagggaggagggcttttAAATGGCTCGGAGCAGCGGCCCCACGGAGGGTGGGCTGGTGCCGGGAGGCTGGAGCGGCTTGGCTGGGGGAGCGTGTGCGTTTTTCGGGTGTTTTTTCCGATGTAAGGCGCGGTGTTTTGAAGTCGGCGGCCAGGACTGCCGCTAAACTCGCGGAGGATTTGGGTTAAGGAAGAAGGCTCTGCCGCAGAAACTCTTCGCGGCTCTGCCTCGCCTTTAAAACCTGGGAAGACAGACATAGCGGGCGCTCGGCTGGGTAGTTCCGAAAAGATGCAGTTTTGCTCTGCTCGCTTTAACGTGCTTGCTCTTACTTGTCAGAAGGAAACGTGCTCACTggcaggtatttaaaaaaaaaaaaaaaggcgcttcGGGATGAATAAAAGGTTAGGGAAAACTATCGCGCCCGCAGTCAGCAAATAGGATTGAACTGGCTGGTTTCTGTTCTGGACTCTGCTGTGGTTTAGGGAGCTGCATTTGGTTCAGCGTGTGCTCTCTTCACGTGGCATCGTTCGAAAGCAATAAGAACCCCTAAATATTGTGATTTCTTTTGCATGTACCTGCTGTTGCAAATGCTAACTCCCTGGAGTTGTGTGTAGCACTTTGACGGAGCTGAGGAAGCCCGGGTCTGTGGCCAGAGCCCTGCTATTTATAAGGCTTTGTggagcgggggaggaggaggaggaggaggagggatgcagCACAAGGCTGCTGTTTGCCTTTTGCATAAACTACCGAGGCAGGTTGCATATTGTTTGAGATGTCGCGCTGGTGCAGGGGGAGCCGTGCCCGGGCTGAAGTGTGCCTAATCGCTCTCTTCCCAGGAAGCGTGGCGTTGTGCAGCGATTCCCTCCGATGTGAACGCAGTGTCCCCTGTGGGATGCGGTAGGTGATGCCCAGCTCTACTGCAATGGCAATTGGAGCTCTCTCCAGTTCTCTCCTGGTAACCTGCTGCCTCATGGTTGCCCTCTGTAGCTCCACCATACCCGTGCAAAAACTGGCCAAGGCTCAAGACAAACAGGAGATAAAAGCCAGCCAGGAAAAGAGGGATCACACGTCAACAAGGGACGGTCAGACGGGCCCCGGGAAAATGAATGAAATCGGCAGgagcgggagggaggagggcgcCAGAGAttggaagagcaaaggaaacagGAACTACTCAAACAAGGAGTCTTGGACTAAGCAGAAACAGGCTTGGAATAGCCAGGGCACGGGCAGTAAATCCGGGAGCGTTCAAGTGCAGGAGCAAAGGGACGCCGCTGCTGAGGAACCTCAGGTGGCTGAAGATGCGTCCCTGCCCGAGGCCATGGCCAGCGTTACCCCCGAGCCCCCGGAGGAGTACGCCTACCCGGACTACCGCGGCAAAGGCTGCGTGGACGAGAGCGGCTTTGTGTATGCCATCGGGGAGAAGTTTGCGCCGGGGCCCTCCGCCTGCCCCTGCCTGTGCACGGAAGAGGGGCCGCTATGCATCCAGCCCGAGTGCCCCCGGCTGCACCCGCGCTGCGTCCATGTGGACACCACGCAGTGCTGCCCCCAGTGCAAGGAGAGGAAGAACTACTGCGAGTTTCGGGGGAAAACCTACCAGACCCTAGAGGAATTCATGGTAAGGATGGAAACAAAGTCATTTCACGGGTCATTCTGTCACTCAAAGCCATGTTATATTCTTGAAaagctttcttgctttctgcGTGTTTTGGggcttctctccccccccccccttttttcattttttttgctttaatac
This genomic interval from Struthio camelus isolate bStrCam1 chromosome 2, bStrCam1.hap1, whole genome shotgun sequence contains the following:
- the VWC2 gene encoding brorin, coding for MPSSTAMAIGALSSSLLVTCCLMVALCSSTIPVQKLAKAQDKQEIKASQEKRDHTSTRDGQTGPGKMNEIGRSGREEGARDWKSKGNRNYSNKESWTKQKQAWNSQGTGSKSGSVQVQEQRDAAAEEPQVAEDASLPEAMASVTPEPPEEYAYPDYRGKGCVDESGFVYAIGEKFAPGPSACPCLCTEEGPLCIQPECPRLHPRCVHVDTTQCCPQCKERKNYCEFRGKTYQTLEEFMVSPCEKCRCEANGEVLCTVSACPQTECVDPVYEPDQCCPICKNGPNCFAETIVIPAGREVKTDECTICHCTYEEGTWRIERQAMCTRHECKQI